A single window of Pontibacillus chungwhensis DNA harbors:
- the recA gene encoding recombinase RecA, with amino-acid sequence MSDRKQALDMALRQIEKQFGKGSIMKLGEQAEMKINTVPSGSLALDVALGVGGYPRGRIVEVYGPESSGKTTVALHAIAEAQRQGGQAAFIDAEHALDPVYARALGVDIENLLLSQPDTGEQALEIAEALVRSGAIDIIVIDSVAALVPKAEIEGEMGDSHVGLQARLMSQALRKLGGAINKSKTTAMFINQIREKVGVMFGNPETTPGGRALKFYSSVRLEVRRAETLKQGNEMVGNKTKIKVVKNKVAPPFRQAEVDIMYGEGISKEGELIDIGTDLDIITKSGSWYSYNDERMGQGRENAKAYLKENPDRYNEINTKIRQHYDMYDDPEGAEETKNQDTLDV; translated from the coding sequence GTGAGCGATCGTAAACAAGCGTTAGATATGGCTCTTCGTCAAATAGAAAAACAATTCGGTAAGGGTTCCATTATGAAATTGGGCGAACAAGCCGAAATGAAAATAAATACAGTACCAAGTGGTTCTCTAGCACTGGATGTGGCTCTTGGGGTAGGTGGCTATCCTCGCGGCCGTATTGTAGAAGTGTATGGACCAGAATCCTCTGGTAAAACAACAGTAGCCCTTCATGCCATAGCTGAGGCACAGCGTCAAGGTGGACAAGCTGCTTTCATCGACGCTGAACATGCGCTTGATCCGGTTTATGCACGTGCCTTAGGTGTCGATATCGAGAATCTGTTGCTATCTCAACCTGACACCGGGGAACAAGCACTTGAAATTGCGGAAGCACTAGTTCGAAGTGGAGCAATTGATATCATCGTTATTGACTCAGTAGCAGCCTTAGTTCCTAAAGCTGAAATTGAAGGCGAAATGGGAGACTCTCACGTAGGTCTTCAAGCTCGTCTTATGTCCCAAGCTCTTCGTAAACTTGGCGGTGCGATTAACAAGTCGAAAACAACAGCTATGTTTATTAACCAAATCCGTGAGAAAGTAGGGGTTATGTTTGGTAACCCTGAAACAACTCCAGGTGGTCGTGCTCTTAAGTTCTATTCATCAGTACGATTAGAGGTGCGCCGAGCTGAAACGTTGAAACAAGGAAATGAAATGGTCGGAAACAAAACGAAGATTAAAGTCGTGAAGAACAAAGTAGCTCCTCCGTTCAGGCAAGCTGAAGTAGATATCATGTATGGTGAAGGAATTTCTAAGGAAGGCGAGCTTATCGATATTGGTACTGATCTTGATATAATTACTAAAAGTGGTTCATGGTATTCTTATAACGATGAACGAATGGGTCAAGGTCGTGAAAATGCAAAAGCTTACCTAAAAGAAAATCCAGACCGTTATAATGAAATTAACACTAAGATTCGTCAGCACTATGATATGTATGATGATCCAGAAGGTGCTGAAGAAACCAAAAATCAAGATACGCTAGATGTGTAA
- a CDS encoding TIGR00282 family metallophosphoesterase yields MKILFVGDVVGSPGRQMVEDYLPKLKNAYQPHFTIINGENAASGKGINHKIYQKFIELGAQAVTLGNHAWDKKEIFDFIDDADKMIRPANFPEGTPGDGIMYVKDNGVELAIINLQGRTFMPPLDDPFKKADELVKEAKKRTNLIFVDFHAEATSEKQALAWYLNGRVSAVVGTHTHVQTADDRILSDGTAYITDVGMTGPYDEILGTEKEAVIKKFLTNLPVRFEVPKTGRTQLSAFLVDVDASSGKARKVERILINDDHPFFN; encoded by the coding sequence ATGAAAATATTATTCGTTGGAGATGTAGTGGGCTCACCGGGCCGTCAGATGGTAGAAGATTACTTACCTAAATTAAAAAACGCTTATCAGCCGCATTTTACCATTATCAATGGAGAGAATGCCGCTTCAGGTAAGGGAATTAATCATAAAATTTATCAGAAGTTTATTGAGCTTGGCGCTCAGGCCGTTACGCTAGGTAATCACGCTTGGGATAAAAAAGAAATTTTTGATTTTATTGATGATGCGGATAAGATGATCCGCCCTGCTAATTTCCCAGAGGGCACCCCTGGTGATGGCATCATGTATGTAAAAGATAACGGAGTAGAGTTAGCTATTATCAACTTGCAAGGTAGAACATTCATGCCACCGCTAGATGATCCATTTAAGAAAGCGGATGAACTAGTTAAAGAGGCTAAGAAACGAACAAATCTAATTTTTGTAGATTTCCATGCTGAAGCGACTTCAGAAAAGCAAGCGCTCGCCTGGTATTTGAATGGGCGAGTGAGCGCAGTTGTAGGAACTCATACGCACGTACAAACGGCAGACGATCGTATTCTATCAGATGGAACAGCTTATATCACAGACGTGGGGATGACCGGGCCTTATGATGAAATACTAGGAACAGAAAAAGAAGCGGTAATAAAGAAATTTCTTACAAATTTACCAGTACGTTTCGAAGTTCCAAAAACGGGAAGAACACAATTAAGTGCATTCCTTGTTGATGTGGATGCCTCCTCCGGTAAGGCGCGTAAAGTTGAACGAATTCTAATTAACGATGATCATCCATTTTTTAACTGA
- the spoVS gene encoding stage V sporulation protein SpoVS produces the protein MEILKVSAKSNPNSVAGALANVLRERGSAEIQAIGAGALNQAVKAVAIARGFVAPSGVDLICIPAFTDIMIDEEERTAIKLIVEPR, from the coding sequence GTGGAAATATTAAAAGTTTCAGCAAAATCGAACCCTAATTCTGTAGCAGGTGCACTTGCGAACGTGCTAAGAGAACGCGGCTCAGCAGAAATTCAGGCTATCGGCGCTGGTGCTCTAAATCAGGCCGTGAAAGCGGTAGCAATCGCTCGAGGATTCGTGGCTCCGAGTGGTGTTGATCTGATTTGTATCCCTGCCTTTACGGATATTATGATTGACGAGGAAGAACGTACGGCTATTAAACTTATAGTTGAGCCAAGATAA
- a CDS encoding DUF3388 domain-containing protein, with translation MEKKEWYLEYEIQVNRPGLLGDISSLLGMLSINIITINGVEDSRRGMLLLCKNDEQINRLRSILETMDTISITKFRRPKLRDRLAVRHGRYIHSDIDDKKTFRFVREDLGLLVDFMAELFKKEEHKLIGIRGMPRVGKTESIVAASVSANKKWLFVSSTLLKQTIRSQLIEDEYSSDNVYILDGIVSTRRANERHWQLVREIMRLPATKVVEHPDMLVRETEYKLDDFDYILELRNDENEEITYETVDKPDLDQKDGFSMFDF, from the coding sequence ATGGAAAAGAAAGAGTGGTACTTAGAATATGAAATTCAGGTTAACCGACCTGGTTTATTAGGAGATATCTCCTCACTTTTAGGAATGCTTTCCATTAATATTATTACAATAAATGGGGTTGAGGATTCCAGACGAGGAATGCTTTTGCTTTGTAAAAACGATGAGCAGATTAATCGCTTAAGATCCATACTTGAAACAATGGATACGATTAGCATTACGAAATTTCGTCGTCCTAAACTGCGGGACCGTTTAGCTGTTAGGCATGGCAGATATATACATAGCGATATTGATGATAAGAAAACGTTTCGTTTTGTGCGTGAAGACCTTGGTTTGTTAGTTGATTTCATGGCAGAGCTATTTAAGAAAGAGGAACATAAACTTATTGGAATTAGAGGGATGCCACGAGTTGGGAAGACAGAGTCCATTGTCGCAGCTAGTGTATCTGCTAATAAAAAGTGGTTGTTTGTCTCTAGTACATTGTTAAAGCAGACGATACGCAGTCAATTGATTGAAGATGAGTATTCTTCTGATAATGTTTATATTCTAGATGGGATTGTGTCTACACGGCGAGCAAATGAACGCCACTGGCAATTGGTACGTGAGATTATGCGTTTACCTGCAACAAAGGTTGTTGAGCATCCTGATATGCTCGTACGAGAAACAGAATACAAACTGGACGATTTTGATTATATTCTTGAGCTTAGAAATGACGAGAATGAAGAAATTACATATGAAACAGTCGACAAGCCAGACTTAGATCAAAAAGACGGCTTTTCCATGTTTGATTTTTAA
- the pgsA gene encoding CDP-diacylglycerol--glycerol-3-phosphate 3-phosphatidyltransferase: MNIPNKITISRILMIPIFMILLSVPFNWGTLDIGESELPVSHLIAAILFIVASVTDWVDGYYARKYNLVTNLGKFLDPLADKLLVSAALISLVELDLAAAWIVILIISREFAVTGLRLVAAGEGIVLAAGQMGKLKTWIQIIAASALLLHNFPFSYIGFPFGTIALYLAMIITVVSGVEYFMKNWHVMKGSK; the protein is encoded by the coding sequence ATGAATATACCGAATAAAATTACGATTTCAAGGATTTTGATGATTCCTATTTTTATGATCTTGTTATCTGTTCCTTTTAATTGGGGGACTCTTGATATTGGAGAGAGCGAATTGCCCGTTTCCCATTTAATTGCAGCTATTTTATTTATAGTAGCTTCTGTAACGGACTGGGTTGATGGATACTATGCCCGGAAATATAATTTGGTAACGAATTTAGGTAAATTTTTGGATCCCCTTGCAGACAAATTACTCGTATCAGCTGCGCTCATATCACTCGTGGAATTAGATCTTGCAGCGGCGTGGATTGTGATCTTAATTATTAGCAGGGAATTTGCGGTAACAGGTTTACGTTTAGTAGCTGCTGGAGAAGGAATTGTACTTGCGGCAGGGCAAATGGGTAAATTAAAAACGTGGATTCAGATTATTGCCGCTTCTGCTCTCTTGCTTCATAATTTTCCGTTTTCCTATATAGGTTTCCCGTTTGGTACGATAGCGTTATATTTAGCTATGATAATTACAGTCGTGTCAGGTGTTGAGTACTTTATGAAGAACTGGCACGTAATGAAAGGATCTAAATAA
- the rny gene encoding ribonuclease Y has protein sequence MDNVTTIILILLFVIIAYVVGYWVRKSIAEAKISSAEDLAKQIVEEGHRNADAAKKEALLEAKEENHQLRQEAEKEIRERRTELQKQESRLMQKEENLDRKSETLDKRELTLEKKEESLTEKQQQIEETESKVDDMKKQQQTELERISGYTTDQAKQVILERVEQEVAHESALMIKEAENRAKEEADKKAKNILSLALQRCAADHVAETTVSVVNLPNDEMKGRIIGREGRNIRTLETLTGIDLIIDDTPEAVILSGFDPVRREIARNALEKLVQDGRIHPARIEEMVEKSRREVDEFIREVGEQTTFEVGVHGLHPDLVKILGRLKYRTSYGQNVLKHSTEVAYLSGLLAAELGEDETLARRAGLLHDIGKAIDHEVEGSHVEIGVELAKKYNENDTVINAIASHHGDEEPTSVISVLVAAADALSAARPGARSETLENYIKRLEKLEEISESYDGVEKSFAIQAGREVRIMVKPEEIDDLKSVQLARDIRNRIEGELDYPGHIKVTVVRETRAVEYAK, from the coding sequence ATGGATAACGTAACTACAATCATCCTCATTTTGCTTTTCGTCATCATCGCTTATGTTGTTGGTTATTGGGTTCGGAAGTCCATTGCGGAAGCGAAGATTTCTAGTGCTGAAGATTTGGCGAAGCAAATTGTAGAAGAAGGTCATCGAAATGCAGATGCAGCCAAGAAGGAAGCCCTTCTTGAAGCGAAAGAAGAGAATCACCAACTTCGTCAAGAAGCCGAAAAAGAAATTCGCGAAAGACGTACAGAGCTTCAGAAGCAAGAAAGCCGTTTGATGCAAAAGGAAGAGAATCTGGATCGGAAAAGTGAAACGCTTGATAAGCGTGAACTAACCTTAGAGAAGAAAGAAGAATCATTAACTGAAAAACAACAACAAATTGAAGAAACGGAAAGCAAAGTGGATGACATGAAAAAGCAGCAACAAACTGAGCTTGAGCGCATTTCAGGATACACTACCGATCAAGCGAAGCAGGTTATATTAGAACGTGTGGAACAGGAAGTTGCTCATGAATCAGCACTTATGATTAAAGAAGCAGAAAACCGTGCTAAAGAAGAAGCGGACAAGAAAGCGAAGAATATCCTTTCACTTGCTCTTCAACGTTGTGCTGCTGACCACGTTGCTGAAACAACGGTCTCCGTTGTAAACTTACCGAACGATGAAATGAAAGGCCGGATTATAGGTCGTGAAGGGCGTAATATCCGTACTCTTGAAACACTCACGGGAATTGATCTTATAATTGATGATACCCCAGAAGCTGTAATTCTTTCTGGATTTGATCCAGTTAGAAGAGAAATTGCGCGTAATGCGCTTGAGAAACTAGTTCAAGATGGACGAATTCACCCAGCACGAATCGAAGAAATGGTCGAAAAATCACGTCGAGAAGTTGATGAGTTTATCCGTGAAGTTGGTGAACAGACTACGTTTGAAGTAGGCGTTCACGGATTACACCCAGACCTTGTGAAAATATTAGGCCGTTTGAAATATCGTACAAGTTACGGTCAAAATGTATTGAAACACTCTACAGAGGTTGCTTACTTATCTGGACTGTTAGCTGCGGAGCTAGGAGAAGATGAAACGTTAGCTCGACGTGCAGGATTGCTACATGATATTGGTAAGGCGATTGACCATGAAGTAGAAGGTAGTCACGTTGAAATTGGTGTAGAATTAGCGAAGAAATATAATGAAAATGATACCGTCATTAATGCGATTGCTTCACACCACGGAGACGAAGAGCCTACGTCTGTTATTTCTGTCCTTGTAGCAGCAGCGGATGCTCTGTCTGCCGCTCGTCCTGGAGCACGTAGTGAAACACTCGAGAACTATATTAAACGCTTAGAGAAGCTTGAAGAGATTTCTGAGTCCTATGACGGGGTAGAGAAATCCTTTGCCATTCAAGCTGGACGAGAAGTTCGTATTATGGTGAAACCAGAAGAGATTGATGATCTAAAATCTGTTCAACTTGCCAGAGATATTCGTAACCGTATAGAAGGTGAGTTGGATTATCCAGGTCATATAAAAGTAACCGTTGTTCGTGAAACAAGAGCAGTTGAATATGCTAAATAA
- a CDS encoding helix-turn-helix domain-containing protein, which yields MEIGARLKEARESQNMSLEDVQNETKIQTRYLQAIEKGNFSIMPGKFYTRAFIRQYAEAVGLDPEALMEEHKGELPSSSEEEYIQYTRLQRHKDESSSGKNSAFMSFLPKLIIILLIVGILATALFFYQKSMGSEGDNGNQPQQEDDTVDMYERSDDAQSDEDQKQDEGEKKSGDDQSDNSSTDQPKEDKTDESKDEQKADEAEKAKEEPKQELVLKEKGKPSNGTTPISVYELKNADEMKVTFSTVNGSTSYVDIRDASGSIIFMENGIKDGQEVDLSGQKEATINIGRTPGVKLKVNGQDLKYPISPDVQDVQKIRLMKASAE from the coding sequence ATGGAAATAGGTGCTAGATTAAAGGAAGCAAGAGAATCACAAAACATGTCCCTTGAAGATGTGCAAAACGAAACGAAAATTCAAACTCGTTATTTACAAGCGATTGAAAAAGGGAATTTCAGCATTATGCCAGGTAAGTTCTACACAAGAGCTTTTATACGTCAGTATGCAGAAGCGGTCGGTTTAGACCCGGAAGCGTTAATGGAAGAGCATAAAGGTGAGCTGCCCTCCTCAAGTGAGGAAGAGTATATTCAATATACCCGTCTTCAAAGGCATAAAGATGAATCCTCCTCAGGTAAAAATTCGGCATTTATGTCCTTTTTACCGAAGTTAATAATTATTTTACTTATTGTCGGTATTCTTGCTACAGCTCTCTTCTTCTATCAGAAATCCATGGGTTCTGAAGGAGATAATGGAAACCAGCCTCAGCAAGAAGACGATACAGTGGATATGTATGAACGATCCGATGATGCACAAAGCGATGAAGATCAAAAGCAAGATGAGGGCGAGAAAAAATCGGGAGATGATCAATCGGATAACTCTTCAACCGATCAGCCAAAGGAAGATAAAACGGATGAAAGTAAAGATGAGCAAAAAGCTGATGAAGCAGAAAAAGCCAAAGAAGAACCGAAGCAAGAGCTTGTATTGAAGGAAAAAGGTAAACCATCAAATGGGACGACACCAATATCTGTTTATGAGCTTAAGAACGCCGATGAAATGAAGGTCACTTTTTCAACAGTAAATGGTTCTACAAGTTACGTAGACATTCGTGATGCTTCAGGAAGTATCATTTTTATGGAGAATGGCATCAAAGATGGCCAGGAGGTAGACCTGAGCGGACAAAAAGAAGCGACAATTAATATTGGTCGCACGCCAGGAGTTAAACTTAAGGTAAATGGTCAGGATCTAAAATATCCGATTTCTCCAGACGTTCAAGACGTACAAAAAATTCGTTTAATGAAAGCTTCAGCAGAATAA
- a CDS encoding dipeptidase, which yields MIIDAHCDVLWKLWENPERSFFNSSDLQVNFEKWMRSPVKVQCFAIFVPETVAGAAQFDVALEMVQLFKERIIDPYKEIVWVKNQEDILSLAPNERGAVLTLEGCHPISDQISRLKTLIQLGVRAVGLTWNQGNAVADGVGESRGAGLTDFGKEVVYYLNQERIWTDVSHVSYKGFWDAIQLAEYPMASHSNAYAVAPHPRNLDDAQLRALIEKRAFIGVTYVTEFLNLSLEAFRKDVVRHMKHIINLGGENSLGFGSDFDGTDKVVTGLEDYTDYESFISQMVTTHFKGETVKKVCYENFIRTFPRKI from the coding sequence ATGATTATTGATGCTCATTGTGATGTGTTATGGAAGTTGTGGGAGAACCCTGAACGCTCTTTCTTCAATAGTTCTGATTTACAAGTAAACTTTGAAAAATGGATGAGGTCACCTGTTAAAGTTCAGTGTTTTGCGATATTCGTCCCAGAAACGGTTGCAGGTGCTGCGCAGTTTGATGTGGCTTTAGAAATGGTTCAGTTGTTTAAAGAACGAATCATTGATCCTTATAAAGAGATTGTGTGGGTGAAAAACCAAGAAGATATCTTATCACTAGCACCGAATGAAAGGGGTGCGGTTTTAACGCTTGAAGGGTGTCATCCTATTAGTGATCAGATCAGTCGCTTGAAAACCTTAATTCAATTAGGGGTAAGAGCAGTGGGATTAACGTGGAATCAAGGCAATGCTGTAGCTGACGGAGTAGGTGAGTCTAGAGGTGCAGGTCTAACTGATTTCGGGAAGGAAGTTGTTTATTATTTAAATCAGGAGAGAATTTGGACCGATGTATCCCATGTTTCTTATAAGGGTTTTTGGGATGCGATACAACTTGCGGAGTATCCAATGGCTAGCCACTCTAACGCATATGCTGTTGCTCCCCATCCGAGAAACCTGGATGATGCACAATTGAGGGCGCTTATTGAGAAGAGGGCTTTTATTGGTGTAACCTACGTGACAGAGTTTTTAAATTTGTCTCTTGAAGCGTTTCGGAAAGATGTGGTTCGTCACATGAAACATATCATCAACCTCGGCGGTGAAAATTCATTAGGGTTTGGATCTGATTTTGATGGTACTGATAAAGTGGTTACAGGTCTTGAAGATTATACAGATTATGAATCATTCATATCGCAAATGGTTACCACCCATTTTAAGGGGGAGACAGTGAAAAAGGTATGTTATGAGAATTTTATTCGAACTTTTCCGAGGAAGATATAA
- a CDS encoding competence/damage-inducible protein A → MTQLVKGEIIAVGTELLLGQIVNSNAQWVSQELANRGVGVFYHTVVGDNLNRLQSQFKESAERSDLVIITGGLGPTDDDLTREAAAKVMGKEIVQDDEALASIESYYARNNQQMTPNNKRQARIIEGGVLLSNRVGMAPGFAVQDGDTLWVFLPGVPREMKAILQDDGFKYIEKHFSINQTIKSRMLRFIGIGESQLEHDLKDLIDGQTNPTIAPLASAGEVGLRLTARADDEQVAVSLIEKAEREIKERVGEYFYGTDDDSIQSKVMELLKENNLSISAAESLTGGRFVDNIVSFEGASSICKGGIVAYSNEAKENVLDIPSLVLEEYGAVSEACALSMAVNITEKLRSDIGISFTGVAGPTASEGKEVGTVYIGIYVDDNQPIVKCFHFNGDRDMIRHRSVKKGFELLYYLLKS, encoded by the coding sequence ATGACACAACTCGTAAAAGGTGAGATTATTGCAGTTGGAACAGAGTTGCTTTTGGGTCAAATTGTAAATTCCAATGCTCAATGGGTTTCTCAAGAATTAGCAAACAGAGGGGTTGGAGTATTTTATCATACAGTTGTAGGAGATAATTTGAACAGGCTCCAATCTCAGTTTAAAGAGTCGGCAGAACGTTCTGATCTTGTTATCATTACGGGAGGATTAGGCCCTACTGATGATGATCTAACTCGCGAAGCAGCCGCTAAAGTCATGGGAAAAGAAATTGTGCAGGATGATGAAGCATTAGCTTCAATCGAATCTTACTATGCTCGAAATAATCAGCAAATGACGCCGAATAATAAGCGTCAGGCGCGTATTATCGAAGGTGGGGTTCTTCTAAGTAATCGTGTAGGTATGGCGCCAGGCTTCGCCGTTCAAGATGGTGATACATTATGGGTGTTTCTCCCGGGCGTGCCCCGAGAAATGAAAGCGATCCTACAAGATGATGGATTTAAGTATATAGAGAAGCATTTTTCCATTAATCAAACCATCAAATCTCGCATGTTACGTTTTATCGGAATTGGAGAATCTCAGCTCGAACATGATTTAAAAGACTTAATAGATGGACAAACCAACCCTACAATCGCCCCTTTAGCCAGTGCTGGAGAGGTAGGACTTCGTCTTACAGCGAGAGCAGATGACGAGCAAGTTGCAGTATCTCTTATTGAAAAAGCTGAACGAGAAATTAAAGAACGCGTCGGCGAGTACTTTTATGGAACAGATGATGACAGTATTCAAAGCAAAGTTATGGAGTTACTTAAAGAAAATAATTTATCAATAAGTGCTGCTGAGAGTTTAACTGGTGGTCGATTCGTTGATAATATCGTTTCATTTGAAGGGGCTTCTTCCATATGTAAGGGTGGAATTGTGGCCTATTCCAATGAAGCGAAAGAAAATGTATTAGATATCCCAAGCCTTGTTCTAGAAGAATACGGGGCAGTATCGGAAGCGTGCGCCTTGTCTATGGCTGTAAATATTACAGAAAAACTTCGTTCTGATATCGGGATTAGTTTTACAGGTGTAGCTGGTCCAACAGCTTCAGAAGGGAAAGAAGTCGGAACGGTTTATATTGGTATTTATGTTGATGACAACCAACCGATTGTTAAATGTTTTCACTTTAATGGTGATCGTGATATGATAAGACACCGTAGTGTGAAAAAAGGATTTGAACTTTTATATTATTTATTAAAATCGTAA